The Rhizoctonia solani chromosome 4, complete sequence genome contains a region encoding:
- a CDS encoding DASH complex subunit Dam1, whose translation MAREHRTPLKRVSHGSLSALARSTGADNGPTGLDFLEPAFAEFADEAAAMHRNIERMGDLYETLETFNESFSSFLYALNMNAYTVEWPQAPRPDISFKLGEDRAEQAAARAAAQRTPAPSSPPPQPAEADTRESSPGADAETAQEDPSSRAVSRASTSAPTKGRPGAKPKMSAKEKKERAVAVEKVINALPLEYRGSEPRLRDHMEIIIGKLMDAPKGLRVTDCVSPPEIPQARANKCLIALVARKVVKKSSAGGAALYTWVGIP comes from the exons ATGGCTCGAGAGCATCGAACGCCCCTCAAACGCGTCTCTCATGGCTCGCTATCTGCTCTCGCTCGATCTACTGGTGCAGACAATGGCCCAACTGGTCTTGATTTTTTAGAGCCAGCTTTTGCTGAATTCGCAGACGAGGCGGCAGCTATGCACCGGAATATAGAACGGATGGGTGACCTGTATGAAACACTAGAAACTTTCAATGAAAGCTTCAGCAGTTTTCTATACGCTTTAAATATGAATGCCTATACTGTCGAGTGGCCCCAG GCACCACGACCGGACATATCATTCAAGCTTGGAGAAGATAGAGCTG AACAAGCTGCAGCTCGAGCCGCCGCCCAACGCACGCCCGCTCCTTCATCGCCGCCCCCACAACCTGCAGAGGCAGATACTCGTGAGTCTTCGCCTGGAGCGGATGCTGAAACAGCACAAGAGGATCCTTCTTCTCGTGCTGTATCCCGGGCATCGACTTCAGCGCCCACAAAGGGCCGTCCTGGGGCGAAACCCAAAATGAGCGCCAAAGAAAAGAAGGAAAGAGCT GTCGCAGTTGAGAAAGTTATCAATGCTCTGCCATTGGAGTATCGGGGATCTGAGCCG CGTCTGAGAGACCATATGGAAATCATTATCGGAAAACTCATGGACGCGCCCAAGGGACTTCGGG TTACCGATTGTGTTAGTCCCCCAGAGATCCCTCAGGCCCGCGCCAATAAATGTTTGATTGCGCTTGTTGCTCGAAAAGTAGTGAAGAAGTCATCGGCTGGA GGCGCAGCACTGTACACTTGGGTAGGGATCCCTTAG
- a CDS encoding cyclin codes for MIALAPPHGPSSHVGRSERAHRSVSSSRTQEVRRPPTTTTATATAATTTTSSAPTTTEPATTSTPAAAPTAPAATPTPTATPNVPTATTANRPTVARMQRLADGSLDLGAYPSTDLLRLLAALLTQITTENDKLRPQSTPQTPLTPPSESPDTRSPMWSQLTSASRNALATPAASLAFHARNIPSISIEQYLLRILKYCPTTNEVFLGLLVYFDRMSRLATDCALPHTPSSHRTLTIDSYNIHRLLIAGVTVASKFFSDVFYTNSRYAKVGGLPQTELNQLELHFLLLNDFRLSIPIDEMQRYAEQLLRYSAGMSPEEAFAPSATAPPPTALAPPSPHTPLVPAPPAARPQSQSQTHRPAHLQLQPRSNPPAPAGASPSHLSTSFSTNSFPKTSHHDIEARAWNAQQRGSSSTPIQTAVNSDAASIYSVDASESGYGSTTDEDTIRAHWSSSESAMTEGEDDAASTNTVEEPDHDAPRQRT; via the exons ATGATTGCACTTGCCCCCCCGCACGGACCCTCGTCCCACGTCGGCCGCAGTGAACGAGCGCATCGATCCGTGTCTTCTTCTCGCACACAGGAGGTGCGGCGACCACCTACGACCACGACCGCGACTGCGACTGCAGCTACAACGACCACGAGCTCAGCGCCGACCACGACGGAGCCAGCGACGACCAGCACCCCTGCGGCGGCCCCCACGGCACCAGCAGCGACGCCCACGCCCACTGCAACGCCCAATGTGCCCACGGCCACGACGGCGAATCGGCCCACGGTGGCCCGGATGCAGCGATTGGCCGATGGATCGCTCGACCTGGGTGCATATCCCTCGACGGACCTGCTGCGTCTCCTGGCGGCCCTCTTGACGCAAATAACGACGGAAAACGACAAACTAAGACCCCAGTCCACGCCGCAGACCCCGCTCACACCGCCGTCCGAGTCCCCAGACACCCGCTCGCCTATGTGGTCCCAGCTGACGAGTGCATCCCGCAACGCCCTCGCGACTCCCGCTGCTTCCCTTGCCTTCCATGCCAGAAACATTCCGAGTATTTCCATTGAGCAGTATTTGTTGCGCATTCTCAAATACTGTCCAACCACAAACGAGGTTTTCCTCGGCTTGCTCGTCTATTTCGACCG CATGTCAAGGCTCGCTACCGACTGTGCCCTTCCTCATACCCCCTCTTCCCACCGCACACTCACCATCGATAGCTACAACATCCATCGTCTGCTCATCGCTGGAGTCACCGTCGCATCCAAATTCTTTTCTGATGTATTTTACACCAATTCTCGTTATGCAAAAGTCGGCGGTCTGCCCCAGACAGAGCTCAACCAGCTCGAACTTCACTTTCTTCTCCTCAACGACTTTAG GCTGAGCATCCCTATCGACGAGATGCAACGATATGCAGAGCAACTGTTGCGTTACTCGGCCGGTATGTCTCCAGAAGAGGCTTTTGCGCCCTCTGCCACCGCCCCACCACCCACCGCACTTGCTCCACCATCACCTCATACCCCACTCGTGCCCGCTCCACCCGCCGCCCGTCCCCAATCCCAATCCCAAACACACCGACCCGCCCACCTTCAACTCCAGCCCCGGTCCAACCCACCTGCCCCCGCGGGAGCAAGTCCCAGTCACCTCTCTACGAGCTTTTCAACCAACTCTTTCCCCAAAACATCTCACCACGACATTGAAGCCCGTGCCTGGAACGCCCAACAACGCGGCTCATCCTCGACCCCCATCCAGACGGCCGTAAACAGCGACGCGGCCTCAATTTACTCTGTTGATGCTTCCGAGAGCGGCTACGGAAGCACAACCGACGAAGATACCATCCGTGCTCACTGGTCTAGCTCCGAGAGCGCCATGACCGAGGGCGAAGACGACGCCGCGAGCACCAACACGGTCGAAGAACCCGACCACGACGCACCACGCCAACGAACGTAG
- a CDS encoding Serine/threonine-protein kinase produces MDGLGSLCPTTTPTATDHLPSQCYPPLTTMERDRPASPPPPKEKTVPPSPPGVIRDSIRSVAYTRVGFLGEGGFARVYEVLDARGGRHAIKCVAKSSLKSKKSRTKLYAEIKLHRALQHPNIVGFEECFEDDDNVYMTLELCEVGSMMDMLRRRKRYTEPEARFFLIQVIGACQYMHSHQVIHRDLKLGNLFLDREMNVKVGDFGLAALIEKPGERKNFEVDTWSIGVILYTLVVGKPPFQTKDVKTIYKRIRDNQYEFPPERPISPDAQNLISAILTPIPEERPSLIEILEHPFFTQGIVPSHIPISAQDVAPSFRNVSRSASRANLRRLRALAGVPEDDDPSVSMNTSIAPERRGIKTSMAPSAVQQEREFQKVINPGSPISALLSSARQPLLVAPHLDGSTPGQTHTGRAREQPLYRKLAAAAAAQGTGASSVNANGRGGSGLRPLQEEQEQDDLVPMRNNRELESLKARIVAQMAAGEREEGAEEEEFVNAGEVEADAEMDGLVARVGEARLENGSGSGGGAGGSASGAAEEKKRSSGKEKMSIAPILPSGTRDDVDAVMEGAEGRANTFDAVALTLAAAFAGKDAGKVWRDPALDTGLTRPRVFIVSWVDYCNKYGMGYALADGSVGVHFNDSTSIVLAPNKINLDYISSRRNGTIYVRKNYTMREHPEDLKSKVYLLRHFEKYMMERLYGDPEYAFEDVERTKGMDFVQKYLRMKHVIVFKMSHEVLQFNFYDHSKLILGSQGHSITHIDKHYTITHYTLSGVMARVVAGDWADAAEKKFYDRLLSKLKYSRDVLQSIRRSTANAGSGGAEPGDGE; encoded by the exons ATGGATGGCTTAGGGTCTCTGTGCCCAACAACGACGCCGACCGCGACGGACCATCTGCCATCCCAGTGCTATCCACCGCTGACTACCATGGAGAGAGACCGCCCTGCCTCACCGCCACCGCCCAAGGAAAAGACTGTCCCTCCGTCGCCTCCTGGCGTTATTCGAGACTCGATACGAAGCGTGGCCTACACGCGCGTTGGATTCCTCGGAGAG GGTGGCTTTGCCCGTGTCTATGAAGTACTCGACGCACGCGGTGGCCGTCACGCGATCAAGTGCGTCGCCAAATCATCCCTCAAGAGCAAGAAGAGCAGGACCAAG CTCTACGCAGAAATAAAGCTCCATCGCGCTCTCCAGCATCCCAATATCGTTGGATTCGAAGAGTGCTTTGAAGACGATGACAACGTTTACATGACCCTTGAGCTCTGCGAGGTCGGGAGTATGATGGACATGCTCCGTCGTCGGAAACGATATACCGAGCCCGAAGCACGTTTTTTCTTAATCCAGGTCATCGGCGCCTgtcaatatatgcactcCCACCAGGTCATCCATCGTGATCTCAAGCTTGGAAACTTATTCCTTGACCGAGAGATGAACGTTAAAGTCGGTGACTTTGGTTTGGCCGCCTTGATTGAGAAGCCAGGCGAACGCAAAAA TTTCGAAGTAGACACATGGTCCATCGGGGTTATCTT GTATACACTTGTAGTTGGCAAACCTCCCTTTCAAACCAAAGACGTCAAAACCATCTACAAACGCATCCGCGACAACCAATACGAGTTTCCACCCGAACGACCCATCTCGCCCGACGCCCAAAACCTCATCTCGGCCATCCTCACGCCCATACCAGAGGAACGTCCGAGCCTGATCGAGATTCTCGAGCACCCGTTTTTCACGCAAGGCATCGTCCCTTCGCACATCCCCATCTCGGCCCAGGACGTCGCCCCCTCGTTTAGGAATGTGTCCAGGTCCGCGTCGAGGGCGAACTTGAGGCGATTGCGCGCGTTGGCGGGTGTACCCGAGGACGACGACCCAAGCGTCTCGATGAACACGTCCATCGCGCCCGAGAGGAGGGGTATCAAGACTAGCATGGCTCCCTCGGCCGTGCAGCAAGAGCGCGAATTCCAAAAGGTCATCAACCCGGGAAGTCCTATTTCCGCGCTCCTCAGTTCGGCCCGCCAACCCTTGCTCGTCGCCCCCCATCTGGACGGATCGACACCGGGCCAAACGCATACGGGCCGTGCACGCGAGCAGCCGTTGTACCGCAAGTTGgcggctgctgctgctgcccaGGGTACCGGCGCGTCATCGGTAAACGCAAACGGTCGCGGAGGAAGCGGGCTCAGGCCGTTGCAGgaagaacaagaacaagACGACCTCGTCCCGATGCGGAACAATCGCGAGCTCGAGTCGCTCAAGGCGCGGATCGTGGCGCAGATGGCCGCTGGAGAGAGGGAAGAGGgagcagaggaagaagagtttGTGAATGCGGGCGAGGTCGAAGCTGATGCGGAGATGGACGGACTGGTTGCACGGGTCGGGGAAGCAAGACTTGAGAATGgtagtggtagtggtggcGGCGCTGGTGGTAGCGCGAGCGGCGCGGCGGAAGAGAAAAAGCGGTCGAGCGGAAAGGAAAAGATGAGCATTGCGCCGATTTTGCCCAGTGGTACGAGGGACGATGTGGATGCAGTTATGGAAGGAGCAGAGGGGCGAGCGAATACGTTTGATGCAGTCGCATTGACGTTGGCTGCCGCATTTGCGGGCAAGGATGCTGGAAAGGTGTGGCGGGATCCTG CGCTGGACACTGGATTGACGCGACCCAGAGTTTTCATCGTTTCGTGGGTCGATTATTGTAACAAGTACGGAATGGGATACGCACTGGCCGACGGCTCAGTCGGTGTTCACTTTAATGATAGCACATCTATCGTGCTAGCTCCTAACAAAAT CAACCTAGACTATATCTCCTCCCGACGAAACGGCACCATCTACGTGCGCAAAAACTATACGATGCGCGAACATCCCGAAGATCTGAAATCCAAAGTCTACCTCTTGCGACATTTCGAAAAATACATGATGGAGCGGCTGTACGGTGACCCAGAATACGCGTTTGAAGACGTCGAGCGAACCAAAGGGATGGATTTTGTTCAAAAGTATTTGAGGATGAAGCATGTGATCGTATTCAAGATGAGCCACGAAGTCTTGCAG TTCAACTTTTACGACCACTCGAAGCTCATCCTGGGCTCACAAGGCCACTCAATCACACACATTGACAAGCACTATACGATCACGCATTATACCCTCTCTGGCGTGATGGCACGGGTCGTAGCAGGCGACTGGGCTGATGCGGCCGAAAAGAAATTCTACGATCGGCTGTTGAGTAAGCTCAAGTATTCGCGGGACGTGTTGCAGTCCATCCGGCGGTCGACGGCCAATGCAGGCTCTGGAGGGGCCGAGCCCGGCGATGGAGAGTAA
- a CDS encoding carbohydrate esterase family 10 protein, with product MPLTTAGAAVHITPTVLSTFLKHYQTKVHKLKHGGQEHLTDDIIFDQAFHIVKAFVELGTHNTVDDLQAFTNTHIPAPFWTTVIPTRIPLSSCNEAADLLITLLRRTSTPSGSDYTEEEAEAEFKRVVGGERWWQVRGLEGVEAEWVAMKKDWEQISKAERRKEKKKQRHREHTIKRKSKHGKHPAEDPLASEEYTEDIDNLTRVMLYIHGGAYFWGSINTHRYQITRFARKFSGRAFAVNYRKAPQYPWPCPLQDCLAAYLYLIRPPPGALHSAINPKHIVLAGDSAGGALALTLLTVIRDMELPMPSGAVLISPWVDLTHSFDSVMTNGDTDIIPPHGFIHKPSPSWPVPAQPPSGGGRAPPLSEEDQGKRETGTMPIPTDTGETSAARLGEMDESSEWVQQRKSQATEPTSTGNHNGAPTHSTSQDDTEEQAHSDRDAFGGTTTPPDERYPKPAYPQLVKVPLEPGQPPLELRSQIQLTHPLVSPVLHGSLGGLCPLYIVAGNGEVLRDEIIYMAHRASNPTAFPLREELLARGQQRQVAERWTEGTPVHLQVLDDMCHVPTVFTFTLQAKLVYRQVASFMKHLTTSASARHSNVHKAFPTIDGETVAGSTTSLARPQEQEGDQHQKQLSGSTVQGDREVYLEDGKVVASEITDSPRISYTLPLSEDDPKSSEHAQQLLRAERMDIHGVARPLSPDALHIPKDGIGVVKAAPVQRWLTGQTAWDSKYKRIARGVEKERARWEKKAMEVMKKAGLTDAEIDAVWQEKTARARIQGVEGETPKASSPEPTQPGTHVALQVIPEVESDETDSMREERMQHGRRWGPLDLAGEMPPPSAIAGRLDTPDAIDLLKTSLSHMPRTEFRRQSQGKAKQAVDRVLRVGTEPVEPRRQSAAEQQVPANPLHGVRMWGGLMGYFVDKTSNGKQITKDTLSNLPNAATEDTDEDPASPRGRLPLSP from the exons ATGCCTCTCACCACAGCGGGTGCGGCAGTTCACATAACGCCAA CCGTTCTCTCGACCTTTCTCAAACACTATCAGACCAAGGTCCACAAACTTAAGCATGGAGGTCAAGAACACCTCACGGATGATATTATATTCGACCA GGCATTCCATATTGTAAAGGCATTTGTGGAGCTGGGAACACACAACACAGTAGACGATCTTCAAGCATT TACGAATACCCATATCCCTGCTCCCTTTTGGACAACTGTTATTCCTACCCGAATACCCCTGTCTTCATGTAACGAGGCCGCCGATCTGCTAATTACCTTGCTAAGACGGACCTCGACCCCATCTGGTTCAGATTATACCGAGGAGGAGGCAGAGGCAGAGTTCAAGCGCGTCGTTGGTGGGGAGCGCTGGTGGCAAGTTCGAGGCTTGGAGGGAGTTGAAGCCGAATGGGTGGCGATGAAAAAAGACTGGGAGCAGATATCCAAGGCAGAACGGAGGAAGGAAAAGAAGAAACAACGTCATCGAGAACATACCATCAAACGGAAGTCTAAGCACGGGAAGCACCCTGCAGAAGATCCTCTCGCTAGTGAAGAGTATACAGAGGATATTGATAACCTAACCCGGGTTATG TTGTATATTCATGGTGGGGCATATTTCTGGGGATCGATCA ACACCCACAGGTACCAAATTACCCGTTTTG CACGCAAATTCAGTGGTCGTGCGTTCGCAGTGAACTACCGTAAAGCACCCCAATACCCATGGCCATGTCCACTTCAAGATTGCTTAGCCGCAT ACCTCTATCTCATTCGACCTCCTCCTGGTGCACTTCACTCGGCAATCAATCCGAAGCATATAGTCTTAGCCGGCGATTCTGCTGGTGGGGCATTGGCTCTAACACTCCTGACGGTCATCCGGGACATGGAGCTTCCGATGCCTTCTGGAGCAGTTCTGATATCTCCCTGGGTAGATTTGACGCATTCATTTGATAGCGTTATGACGAATGGCGATACG GACATCATTCCACCACACGGGTTCATCCACAAGCCAAGTCCATCGTGGCCCGTTCCTGCACAACCACCTAGTGGAGGTGGGCGTGCTCCACCTTTGTCTGAGGAAGATCAGGGCAAACGTGAAACTGGGACGATGCCTATCCCAACCGATACCGGTGAGACATCGGCAGCACGGCTTGGCGAAATGGACGAGTCCAGTGAATGGGTTCAGCAGCGTAAAAGCCAGGCTACAGAGCCAACGAGTACGGGAAATCACAATGGCGCTCCTACACATTCGACGAGTCAGGATGATACCGAAGAGCAAGCTCATTCTGACCGCGATGCCTTTGGTGGAACAACAACGCCTCCGGACGAACGATATCCCAAACCGGCGTACCCGCAACTTGTCAAAGTTCCTCTTGAGCCAGGACAGCCCCCGCTTGAATTACGTTCGCAAATCCAG CTCACCCACCCGCTTGTATCTCCTGTGCTACACGGCTCACTGGGTGGTTTGTGCCCACTCTACATAGTCGCTGGGAATGGTGAAGTTCTCCGCGACGAAATCATCTACATGGCTCATCGCGCTTCCAACCCAACTGCTTTCCCACTCCGTGAAGAACTTCTAGCTCGCGGTCAACAGCGTCAGGTCGCAGAACGATGGACTGAGGGCACACCTGTGCATCTTCAGGTCCTTGATGACATGTGTCATGTCCCCACTGTTTTCACATTTACACTCCAG GCCAAACTTGTATATCGGCAAGTTGCTAGCTTCATGAAACACTTGACCACAAGCGCTTCCGCGCGTCACTCGAACGTCCACAAGGCTTTCCCGACCATTGACGGCGAGACAGTAGCAGGCAGTACAACCTCCCTAGCTCGTCCACAAGAACAGGAAGGGGATCAACACCAAAAGCAACTTTCAGGCTCAACAGTACAAGGGGACCGAGAAGTATATTTAGAAGACGGCAAGGTGGTCGCGTCTGAAATTACCGACTCTCCCCGAATTTCATACACTCTACCTCTGTCTGAAGACGATCCCAAATCTTCTGAACATGCGCAACAACTCTTGCGTGCAGAACGAATGGATATTCACGGTGTAGCTCGGCCCTTGTCTCCTGACGCACTGCACATCCCTAAAGACGGCATTGGTGTTGTGAAAGCTGCGCCCGTCCAGCGATGGCTTACTGGCCAAACCGCATGGGATTCGAAGTATAAGCGTATTGCTCGAGGCGTCGAGAAGGAGCGCGCGAGGTGGGAGAAAAAGGCCATGGAGGTCATGAAGAAAGCTGGTTTGACAGATGCGGAGATTGATGCTGTGTGGCAAGAAAAGACGGCCAGGGCTCGTATTCAGGGGGTCGAGGGTGAAACGCCGAAAGCCAGCAGTCCTGAGCCCACACAACCTGGCACCCATGTTGCCCTACAAGTTATTCCCGAAGTGGAGAGCGACGAAACTGATTCTATGCGCGAGGAGCGGATGCAACATGGCCGGAGATGGGGACCATTGGATCTTGCTGGCGAGATGCCTCCACCTAGCGCGATAGCCGGACGACTAGATACCCCCGATGCAATTGATTTGCTCAAGACATCACTTTCTCATATGCCTCGTACTGAATTCCGCAGGCAAAGTCAGGGCAAGGCCAAGCAAGCTGTGGATCGCGTTCTGCGTGTGGGCACGGAGCCCGTTGAACCTAGGAGGCAGAGCGCTGCCGAGCAACAGGTCCCTGCAAACCCGCTGCATGGTGTACGGATGTGGGGAGGCCTCATGGG ATACTTTGTTGACAAAACCTCTAACGGGAAACAAATTACAAAAGATACGTTGTCGAATCTGCCTAACGCTGCAACCGAAGATACAGATGAAGATCCAGCGTCTCCTCGTGGTAGATTACCTCTTTCTCCTTGA
- a CDS encoding Zf-rbx1 domain-containing protein, protein MSRPRPPLHDPYGLLRPPPPEPTTSLYSVASNVLTSTTSLPLPNSSPNRRSRQRGLSPNRTQHGEEYDDQPYITNVVRHHGQVTLVPPVNQGRARKPRRRRNPEAATSSVSLADTLARPSSSSGPSRMLTESQPRSPRRPRRSSEARTVSNPDVRASPYPDYPPPSFEEVLALDQNNTLSTPTSPPPNELPRSNDPPSPMFLVSAPPSLSDPAHDPITTSTPWERDRLLGLSLEERVRREYERNLKQRSGSEVALGADNEESIPRESSPATVPSSPTATSVTASNFLTPQNLSPSPSGMALPLSMTNSPRTSETPQTPGPPVPSKSPDLIDTPTRTNGALADHDAGQPVRNAPTESQTPRPAELDVPSTSTSSQLIHTEPTNSRKASVQETPSNSEVPLTSLLFTTRLRLDSSPERTTTPEFRRERSPIREIRPRTEDGSSQATAERPVETVFRNTPFPHVHSTRSAVSSQEATSGASPSRITSTFRSASPSRSPSRPRPPSPKLESPATPIAPVTSPPSAPLTADVSQSSSTAISRRPPPPPPPRPLQRQVGSGVAARISAYESLLANAPKVPPPIPPRPRPRSQTTLDNVPARPANSTSEIVPGLESSDVQPQQVSASGAEASDVPTDPHTAIRPPVPIQRPRPPTRPVSLHATTQATVRPSRPASMVLPTAASPISQGNRLGSGPLPIPGPLQSDRPVSMNLQTQVPMLSPTHSGSVVTEALRVLVDTHIANHSSSAVTRPRSLSRAISIIPQDVDASPLRASPQNEAGTRPFATPLPQRPERPTSAHIQAQALVPARVGPDGKLEIIPDAEVIWLDQPNVGNSEYQSRPPGSGAFGERSPPLPSIPSETVAGPSSREPEVNPFEDSFLSPHVSAPSMTRQSSTTSSIYHPLSPVPSQPQDSDSGPSGSMPTTAATASTTVSPPAHLADDFEYTDLDLLISRLEENEASRQGANYEQLLAVGEVLGPAHPPVPRPDFDLNVGLIEIQRRRVMKDGRVKLKLSLMGVGVDKCGICLTQFKNNESAVLLPCLHSFHTNCIMSWFVRQDAPACPHCRTPVTQ, encoded by the exons ATGTCTCGTCCTCGGCCTCCGTTGCACG ATCCATATGGGCTTCTTAGACCGCCTCCTCCGGAACCCACGACGTCCCTGTACAGCGTCGCCTCGAATGTATTGACATCTACTACGTCTCTTCCTCTCCCAAATAGCTCGCCAAATCGAAGAAGCCGCCAGCGAGGACTGTCTCCTAATCGAACCCAGCATGGGGAAGAATATGATGATCAGCCCTACATTACGAACGTTGTGAGACACCATG GCCAGGTAACTTTAGTACCTCCAGTCAATCAAGGGCGAGCTCGCAAGCCTAGGAGAAGGAGAAACCCAGAAGCCGCCACGAGCTCTGTTTCGCTGGCTGATACTTTGGCTAGACCCAGTAGTTCTAGTGGCCCCAGTCGTATGCTCACTGAGTCCCAGCCACGTTCTCCTCGTCGCCCCCGCCGGAGCTCAGAGGCTCGTACCGTCTCTAATCCAGATGTTAGAGCATCGCCTTATCCAGATTACCCACCACCGTCTTTCGAGGAAGTTCTTGCCCTTGACCAGAATAACACTTTGTCTACTCCAACTTCACCACCACCCAATGAACTACCCAGGTCAAATGACCCACCTTCTCCAATGTTTTTGGTTTCAGCCCCTCCTTCACTATCGGATCCTGCACACGATCCTATTACTACTTCTACACCCTGGGAACGAGATAGACTTCTGGGGCTTAGTTTGGAGGAGAGAGTAAGGCGGGAATACGAGAGAAACTTGAAGCAACGCTCGGGCTCTGAAGTGGCACTAGGGGCTGATAATGAAGAGTCAATACCCAGAGAATCTTCACCAGCCACTGTTCCCAGCTCTCCGACTGCCACGTCTGTAACTGCGTCCAACTTCTTGACGCCACAAAACCTATCACCTTCACCGTCCGGTATGGCCTTGCCTCTTTCAATGACCAATTCGCCAAGGACTAGTGAAACCCCACAAACTCCTGGACCTCCAGTTCCTTCCAAGTCTCCCGACCTCATCGATACTCCTACCAGAACCAATGGAGCACTGGCAGATCATGACGCAGGACAGCCCGTACGTAACGCTCCGACGGAATCTCAGACGCCCAGGCCTGCGGAGTTGGATGTGCCAAGTACAAGTACGTCGAGTCAACTTATTCACACTGAACCTACGAACTCGAGGAAAGCGTCTGTACAAGAGACACCATCTAATTCCGAGGTGCCTCTTACTTCACTCCTGTTCACCACAAGGCTGAGGTTAGACAGTTCACCGGAGCGTACCACTACGCCTGAATTTCGCCGAGAACGCTCCCCTATTCGAGAGATCCGGCCAAGAACTGAAGACGGGTCTTCTCAAGCGACAGCGGAAAGACCCGTCGAAACCGTTTTTCGAAACACTCCTTTTCCCCATGTTCATTCAACACGTTCAGCTGTATCATCCCAAGAGGCCACTTCAGGGGCATCGCCATCCAGGATAACATCAACTTTCAGGAGCGCCAGTCCATCCCGGTCCCCTTCCCGTCCTCGTCCACCATCACCAAAGCTTGAATCTCCTGCAACACCAATCGCACCTGTAACTTCTCCCCCCTCAGCGCCATTAACAGCCGACGTATCCCAATCGTCCTCTACTGCTATTTCTCGTCGCCCCCCACCACCGCCTCCACCACGCCCTCTTCAGCGCCAAGTGGGCTCAGGTGTAGCAGCGCGTATATCTGCATACGAGTCGCTTCTCGCAAACGCTCCCAAAGTTCCACCGCCCATACCACCCCGACCTCGCCCAAGATCACAAACCACTTTGGACAATGTTCCGGCTCGACCTGCGAACAGTACATCCGAGATAGTACCCGGCCTTGAAAGCTCAGATGTCCAACCCCAGCAAGTGTCAGCAAGTGGAGCAGAAGCATCGGATGTACCGACAGATCCGCATACAGCCATACGACCACCTGTACCGATTCAAAGGCCAAGACCACCAACCCGCCCAGTTAGTTTACATGCAACCACCCAGGCCACAGTTCGGCCGTCACGCCCAGCTAGTATGGTGTTGCCGACTGCTGCGTCTCCGATTTCTCAAGGTAATCGTCTCGGATCTGGACCGCTCCCCATACCTGGACCTTTGCAATCAGACCGTCCTGTGTCCATGAACTTGCAAACCCAGGTGCCTATGCTCTCTCCAACGCACTCGGGCAGTGTTGTAACAGAGGCACTTAGGGTACTAGTAgatacgcatatagccaaTCACTCGTCCTCAGCAGTCACTCGGCCAAGGTCACTATCACGGGCAATCAGCATAATACCCCAAGACGTTGACGCATCTCCTCTACGAGCTTCTCCTCAGAACGAGGCTGGGACCAGGCCATTCGCTACCCCCCTACCTCAGCGGCCAGAGCGCCCAACCTCTGCACATATACAGGCACAGGCTCTCGTACCTGCTCGAGTTGGGCCTGATGGAAAACTTGAAATCATTCCTGATGCAGAGGTCATCTGGTTGGATCAACCTAATGTAGGAAATTCTGAATATCAAAGCCGACCGCCAGGTTCAGGAGCGTTCGGCGAGAGATCTCCCCCTTTACCTAGTATTCCCTCAGAGACGGTGGCAGGACCATCGAGCCGGGAGCCCGAGGTCAACCCATTCGAGGATTCGTTCTTGAGTCCGCATGTCTCTGCACCTTCCATGACCCGTCAATCATCTACAACATCATCTATATACCACCCCCTATCCCCGGTGCCAAGTCAGCCACAAGACTCAGACTCGGGCCCATCAGGTTCTATGCCTACAACCGCAGCTACAGCCTCTACCACAGTTTCACCACCAGCTCATTTAGCAGATGACTTCGAATACACGGACCTAGACTTGCTCATTTCGCGCCTTGAAGAGAACGAGGCCTCGCGCCAGGGTGCCAACTATGAA CAACTTCTCGCGGTGGGCGAAGTCCTCGGCCCAGCACACCCTCCGGTCCCCCGGCCCGATTTCGACCTGAATGTAGGACTAATCGAGATTCAGCGTCGACGAGTTATGAAAGACGGTCGAGTTAAACTCAAACTTTCACTCATGGGTGTAGGAGTGGACAAATGCGGAATTTGCCTTACCCAGTTCAAG AATAACGAGAGCGCGGTACTTCTCCCTTGTCTCCATAGCTTCCACACAAACTGCATCATGTCTTGGTTTGTCCGACAGGATGCTCCTGCTTGTCCACATTGTCGCACTCCAGTTACGCAATAG